CTCCAGGTGCGTCTTACTCGACGCACATCATGCTCCAGCACAGCGGTTATCGCAAATTGCCACCACTCTCGGTAGTGACCCTTGTAGGCTACAGACGAGAAAGATTGTGTTAGTGGAAACTGATTCATCGTCGCGTTGATAAGCTGACACACTTACGTATGTCGTAGGGGCGATACTTTCGATAAGGCACGCCGAGCTGCATCCGATTCATTGAATCGCCCAGTTGCATGATGTTGTGAAACTGCGTGTCCGTCAGTCCAACATTCAGCGTTTCCATTTCCATGCTCAAGTCAATCTTTGGATTCTCATAAGCTGGAACATCCAGCTCTGGATTCATGTTCAACTTTAGCTTGGCATTGCAGGAAAGTGGACCCAAAACTACAATGAATTTTtgctataaattaaatgcttcaTTCAGCTTAAACTTTGGGAATTACCATAACAAAAGTTTGCCGGCTTAAAATCTTTTTTGGCAATATCTTTTTCGAATGTGTTTGACAACGTCGTCTTCTCCTGTTTACCATAGAGATTGCCATGACAGTTCATGTATACCGACAGGCAAGAGAGATTCGCAATTTTAAACACCTGCGGCGCACGCTCTGTCATATAGCATTTGTCCCAGTTTTTATCCGTTGTATACAACTCCAGTTCATGCAGTGTAATACCAAACGAGAAGGGATTCCCTGTGGTTGTGGTATCTTCGTAGCGCACGTGCACATTGTTGATCGTCACCTGCAAGTTATTGACTATCTGTACAGTCAACTTCTCAGCGAAGCCCGCATCAGCCTTGGCCTGGACTGTAAATCAAATAGAGTGAGTTTAGAAAcacattcaattttaattataatctgcatttgtttttaccCTTCTCCAGCTCTTTTTTGCGTGCTGCTTCCAAGGCGTCGAGTGCCGCCTTTTTGGCTGCCAACTCGTACTTGGCCTCTTTTTCGGCATTGTATCGCACATTGTTGTTGGGCGAGACGAGCGCATAGAGATTCTCAATATCAACAATAACTGGCTGGCTGTACAGATTTTTCCAGGGTATTTTCAGCACCAATTTACCtaacacaaataaacaatttcaatgagTATTATATCTATACATTTTACTATACATTTAACTCACCTAAATAGCCGTAGATTAATTGAACAGGCAAGTCCAAGTCATCGAGCGCATTCTCACGTATCTTGAGGTTCGTTAAAACCACATCACctgcaaaaaatcaaaaataaaacttttagtaattaaataattataaattgattCATTGCTGCAAATGCGTGGAAttgtgcaaataaacaaaacagtaGCGGTAAAAATACCCCAAAAACATTATCTCTATCTAGCTCgtgatgtgtgtgttgcttctATGACTATATACTTTCGCTTCCTTATATCGAGTCCAATTAAGCGTGTCTGGCATTCAAAATACTTGGACAAGCGGCACTTCAGCTATGTCTggaatgccaaaaacaaaaatacacatacgCACCTCAAGCTCAGCGAATACTTATtcgattacgtatacgcaatatatGCATACCAATGTGggtcaatttatttaactagCCAACCCCTATAAATCTTTTCGTAACTTGAGAAGTCATATGGAAGTAACAACTGTTGCATGATAATCAATTCATTGGCATTATCAATATTTCTATTGATAAGCAATATAGTTTGAACACTGAACTACTTTAGTTGTTAAGTAGGGGGGGATATATAGGTAATCTCGTCTAATAAAGTTACCAATCTCAAATCAATTTTCTGTAATAAATCATCGGGTAATATGTAATAGTTGATACGATCATTTCGAACAGTGTTAACAAtctaaaaacaatattttgtaatacataaataagtaATAGGTAATAGCTGATAAGATATGTTCTAGTAATGTTTTAAAGGTGAAACAGTTTCCCTTTAATACAAATggtaaaatgcaattgcagaaacaattctcttcagcacataaataaagaaattttcaatttgaatttgcaaaacaataaacaaaacactttTGTTGTATGCGGGTTTTGCAATGTGGGCTCTATCAAAAggtattgaaataaaaaatttcgCAACTTAATGATTCCACACGATAAAAAAAAGTCTTACGTTGTAAATTCAATATCGATCACTGACTTACGTAAAAacaatactataaataaataaaaaaagagttggTACTAGGGGAACTTTCTCACTTGTGTTTCGAATTCAGTCCCCTAAAAGCAAAACTGGCAGCTGTAGCTTATCAATCGATGGACTAATTCAATATTGGGTTAATAGTCTGAGTAATTATGTATACGCAAAGTTTTTTCATTCAACTGCCAAAAATATTCAAGAACTCGAAACGAGTTATAAATAGTGTTGCTTTcaaacaatgaaatttattcaTGAGATGCAAATTATGTCATCAGGTTCAAGTTCAAATTAGGCTCGACGGCAGTCTTGATGTCATTGACAGTGGAAACAAACCAGTTTAAGcacattttgtttctttatatACATTCTTTTTGGTTAATCAACATTTTGAATGGCATTAGTTGCTTGACAAAGGTGTAAGGTTATGTCAACTGGAGCTGAGCACATTACACGTCAACTGAAGTAGTCTGAGAAGCCATTGATGCATCATGCAAAGCGTCGCATTCCTTAGGGGCAACGATTCCCATTATTCTTTCACAGAAAGTAATACTAGAATGGCAGATTGTAACAGACAACAGAATTGAGAGAGATAAGAAGGAATAAACAGAAACCGCAAGCGAAAACAATAACACAAAAACTTGATGATGTGACGAGAGCTGGGGTGGGGCTCTCTCTGTTTCGCTCTCTTGCGAGCATAACGGAAGCGCAACAGGCGGACGAGAGAGAGGAACGTTCTAATCGCACATGCATGCCAAATTTGCAGACTCtctatttttgttgaaattgtgTCACTGCTCGCGGCATGAAGGATAAGGTCATTGTATTGGGGTGGCAAATAACCAACTGTGCGTGACAGataacgcaaaaaaaaaacagaaacgtGGGtgagaaattaattaagtCAGCTAACTGAGTCAACGAGTCAGTTGCGTGCTTGGGGGTCATCTAATTGGAGGAATGTGCTGGGAGATCATTTGGTGGATGGAACTAAAACTCACCTCCCCAGATGCcgattttcaattgtttatgaTCCAAATTCTCAATGTAGTCGCCCAGCACCTTGTTGAGAACATCGGCAACCACGGCCTCGAATACCATCCTGTTGCCGTCGCCGTTTCCCTCTCCTCCTCGTCTTCCAACTTCGGTTAATCCAAAAAGCAGCTGTTTCGCAGCCCAAAAAGCTGCTGCTTATTGATTTTTCGTAGTATTTGTAATTACTTGTGTTTACAGCTTGTACATGTGTTTGAGTGTGCGTGCGTAGCTTTTTTTTGATGGTCGTTTTGTTTTAGTTCACTCGatgtatgattttttttttagcttttctaaacattaaaacaaaacagaatgaAAATGGTATTGAGAGACAACGAAATATAACACAGTGATgatgtcatcatcatcatcaaccaTCAGTTGCCGAGAacaaccaaaagaaaaaacatgcAAACAAATAGGCACACACAATATCTAAATGTTTCGTGAAGCattacacaaaaaacaaagcgtAACATTTGACATtgtttgcaaatattattcactcatttcacacacaaaattgCTACCATATGTGGGTATTTTTTCTAGCTTGCttgttttgcaaattaatttttacacTTTTCTTCACGCGGTTTCAATGCATATGCATTGGTTTATCTTTAATTGCTAAGTGGTtcggcacaacaacaataacatcaatAAGAACGTCGCCGCAAAATTTACCTATTTGACTAAAAAACAATgcgcaataataataacacgcGCGCTGCGGAGCAGCTCTCAGTTGAAACTGAACTCTCACAGCGACAACAGCTGTAGTGTTCGCGCTGCGGGTGAGTGGTGGTTCCGAGGGAGGTTTGTCAGCTAACTGTCATACAATAATCcgacatatataataatttctaatCTATGggttcttgttttatttacaagcatagaaataacaaaataaaaagtgacaAAATTGTAAGAGAACGCCtgattaaattgttgttaatctaatgtaaatattaaaaataataaatttaaataaatatatattaattaattcaaatataaaactgaATACTGAGAGCAAAAAGGTCGTTCGGAACGACTCGTTCCATGAACATGACAGCAATCATTGTGAATggcaaatacacaaaacagCTGGGCGAGTTCTTCTTCATTGTCTATATAAAAGGTGGTAGTAAAATAAGAAGCTGACGTGTGAACCAGCATAAACGcatttaatttagaattaaatcaattaaaatgaaaacaaagttTATACTGATTTTCTTGGCGCTTGTGCCCATTGTATTATCGAAGAAGTTTAAGGATGGGGAAAAACCAGAATGGGCAAAAAAGGACATTCGCGACTACAGCGAAGCGGATTTGGAGAGACTGCTGGATCAGTGGGAGGTTTGTTGAAAAGCAATTGTTTTGGAACCTTTCAATAAGCAGAAAATACGATTGCAGGAAGATGAAGAGCCGCTAGAAGCCGATGAGTTGCCCGAGCACTTAAGACCTCAGCCAAAGCTAGACTTTTCTAATTTGGAAAGCAAAAATCCCGAAGATTTGCTGAAGGTGTCCAAAAAGGGTCGCACACTGATGACATTTGTGTCAGTCAATGGAAACCCCACCCGCGATGAAGCCGATGAGATCACCAAGCTATGGCAGACGAGCCTATGGAATAATCATATTCAAGCCGAACGCTATATGGTCGACGATAATCGCGCAATATTCCTATTCAAGGATGGAGCGCAAGCTTGGGAGGCAAAAGACTTTTTGGTGGATCAAGAGCGTTGCAAAGGTGTCACCATCGAAAATAAGGAATATCCCGGCAAACATGTAAAGGACGAACtgtaaatatagtatttgtgaCTTATCTAAGTACTCCGAACTCTATACATTCTCATGTAAAAAACAGTAATTTTAAGCGCACAATGAACAAActgaaataaacaaacagaaaattgGAAATGTACCCGGCCTCTTTTGCCATTCGCATGTTTTCGTTGTGTTTGCGCTGCCCTGGTTCGCATTGTTTACGTTATAAGACGTCAAAACTTCGAGCCCCAGCTCCCCTTAGTTTGACCTTAACACGCACAACGGCTTCACCGCACCGACCAGTTTCGTCACAGACCAACTGTTGTGGCTGCCAAAAGAATTCCAAAAAGATGTCGATTCAAGCGAAAATTGGACCCTCTATTCTAAATGCCGATCTTGCCAATTTGGCGGCGGAATCACAGAAGCTTTTGGACAATGGAGCGGACTATTTGCATCTGGATGTGATGGATGGTAACTTTGTGCCTAATCTAACATTCGGTCATCCCATGGTCAAGTGTTTGCGCAACAAAATCAAGGTAAGACTTCAAAGTGACTAATTGATTTCAAACTAAAGCAGTTGATCTAACTTTAGGACGCCTTCTTTGAAACGCACATGATGGTGGATAATCCCGAACAGTGGATTGCGCCAATGGCAGATGCGGGCGTCAATCTCTATACTTTTCACATAGAGCCCGTCGAGGATGTGGCCAAGGTCAGCCGAAAGATACAAGAGGCAGGCATGAAAGTTGGCTTGGCTCTTAAACCCGGCACCAAGGTAAGTTGAGGTTATGTCTTCAAGCGAAGTAAAACACATGTTGCCTTTCTTTAGGTGGAGGAAGTACaaaagtatatcgatattgccGATCTGGTGTTGGTCATGACAGTAGAGCCTGGCTTTGGTGGCCAATCATTTATGGCCGACATGATGCCCAAGGTGGAGTGGCTACGCAACAATTACCCCAATCTAGACATCGAAGTGGACGGAGGCGTTGGACCCAAAACCATTGACTGCTGTGCCAAGTCGGGGGCCAATTGGATTGTCTCCGGCACTGCGGTGGTCGGTGCCAGCGATCAGCG
This is a stretch of genomic DNA from Drosophila albomicans strain 15112-1751.03 chromosome 3, ASM965048v2, whole genome shotgun sequence. It encodes these proteins:
- the LOC117570287 gene encoding LDLR chaperone boca gives rise to the protein MKTKFILIFLALVPIVLSKKFKDGEKPEWAKKDIRDYSEADLERLLDQWEEDEEPLEADELPEHLRPQPKLDFSNLESKNPEDLLKVSKKGRTLMTFVSVNGNPTRDEADEITKLWQTSLWNNHIQAERYMVDDNRAIFLFKDGAQAWEAKDFLVDQERCKGVTIENKEYPGKHVKDEL
- the LOC117570286 gene encoding ribulose-phosphate 3-epimerase, which gives rise to MYPASFAIRMFSLCLRCPGSHCLRYKTSKLRAPAPLSLTLTRTTASPHRPVSSQTNCCGCQKNSKKMSIQAKIGPSILNADLANLAAESQKLLDNGADYLHLDVMDGNFVPNLTFGHPMVKCLRNKIKDAFFETHMMVDNPEQWIAPMADAGVNLYTFHIEPVEDVAKVSRKIQEAGMKVGLALKPGTKVEEVQKYIDIADLVLVMTVEPGFGGQSFMADMMPKVEWLRNNYPNLDIEVDGGVGPKTIDCCAKSGANWIVSGTAVVGASDQRKVISDMRGVVQSYIK